One genomic segment of Ricinus communis isolate WT05 ecotype wild-type chromosome 5, ASM1957865v1, whole genome shotgun sequence includes these proteins:
- the LOC8278481 gene encoding uncharacterized protein LOC8278481 → MQHNDASNFATYDKCGNLPSTPTDLDLNSQLASQDVRDPAPEPNPSVLTVNADSHVIQIAPSKEDLPPGDSPKKGSLTRNESSHDQCRVCQQEKEEILINLGCKCKGGLAKAHRSCIDTWFHTRGSNKCEICQEVAVNVSPPESQPSTNYWVWRVDPTFRPRDPERGCFSPLWVAFSILIGGLLLDVLISITLGVSALPVNIIIGVIVVLGLGTALRLALEFCHEWSFRRVVQRVDSNVPLGYHAAL, encoded by the exons ATGCAGCATAATGATGCCTCCAATTTTGCTACTTACGACAAGTGTGGTAATTTACCTTCAACTCCCACTGACCTCGACCTTAATTCCCAATTGGCGTCACAAGATGTCAGGGACCCTGCCCCTGAACCTAACCCCTCAGTCCTCACCGTTAACGCCGACTCTCATGTCATTCAAATTGCCCCCTCTAAGGAGGACTTGCCCCCCGGCGATTCTCCCAAAAAGGGTTCTTTGACTAGGAACGAAAGTTCTCATGATCAATGCAG AGTTTGTCAGcaggaaaaggaagaaatacTCATAAATCTTGGATGCAAATGTAAAGGTGGTCTTGCAAAAGCCCACCGCTCCTGTATAGACACTTGGTTCCATACAAGAGGATCAAACAAATGCGAAATTTGTCA AGAGGTAGCTGTAAATGTGTCGCCTCCAGAATCTCAGCCAAGT ACAAACTACTGGGTTTGGAGGGTTGATCCAACCTTTAGACCACGAGATCCTGAAAGG GGTTGTTTTAGTCCACTTTGGGTGGCATTCTCAATCCTTATTGGTGGTCTCCTGTTGGATGTGCTGATATCCATTACTCTTGGTGTTTCTGCCCTGCCTGTTAACATTATTATTG GCGTTATTGTTGTGCTTGGACTTGGAACAGCACTTCGGTTAGCCCTGGAATTCTGCCATGAGTGGAGTTTTCGTAGAGTAGTGCAAAGGGTGGATTCCAATGTGCCTCTTGGGTATCATGCAGCTTTGTAG
- the LOC8278480 gene encoding protein NTM1-like 9, whose product MAVLHMESLPLGFRFRPTDEELINHYLRLKINGRDSEVDVISEVDVCKWEPWDLPGLSVIKTDDPEWFFFCPRDRKYPNGQRSNRATDAGYWKATGKDRTIRARKSGSNPICIGMKKTLVFYRGRAPKGERTNWIMHEYRPTLKDLDGSAPGQGVFVLCRLFRKPEEKSDIVKYDEVEQTGYSPTTSKSSPDDTSSDIVQETETSVMQVGKQSEGITSWTVDDSDNMISSASLHVDSCCNSHSEVEDHAAEATALGVYPPLEEDSNLFEPMTGEIDCKVFSPMPYDTHAGLAHYMDSPYACDFGNDDNGFNFMDGTSEPDVSLTELLGEVFNNNDDYSGERLTTLKNSIVGSETQLPARIPWQNFHIKDNGAYNETNKGMAQVQMQASYGYWRTQTSSFDEELGRSNICDLGHESVKQDAPSALSAVGPSFNLFNDMEESIKELSPGNQRSAVGGTGIKIRTRQPQVRSHADNFASQGTAPRRLRLQMKIATVPAGKGVERDASHRSLGDEDEVQSGATEAANAEDHNPAFDELQKERQLDNSKESEKITKESSLNLRLRVKQNGKSGSSEIESSALPDLAPVKRGRSSSSVYIVGILLVLVLFLVLVGMWIKITCIMKSVRL is encoded by the exons ATGGCGGTGTTGCACATGGAATCCCTGCCACTGGGTTTTAGATTCAGGCCGACGGACGAAGAGCTGATAAATCACTACCTCAGGCTGAAGATCAACGGCCGTGATTCTGAAGTGGACGTCATCTCTGAAGTCGATGTTTGCAAATGGGAGCCCTGGGATTTACCTG GTCTATCAGTAATAAAGACAGATGATCCCGAATGGTTCTTCTTCTGCCCGCGTGACCGCAAGTATCCCAACGGTCAGCGTTCCAACAGGGCCACCGATGCTGGCTACTGGAAAGCAACAGGCAAGGACCGCACCATCAGAGCTCGAAAGTCAGGGTCCAATCCTATCTGTATTGGCATGAAAAAGACTTTGGTTTTCTATAGGGGGCGTGCTCCAAAGGGGGAGCGCACCAATTGGATTATGCACGAGTATCGCCCTACTCTTAAAGATCTTGATGGTTCTGCCCCTGGCCAG GGTGTTTTTGTCCTCTGTCGCTTATTCCGGAAACCAGAAGAGAAGTCTGATATTGTAAAATATGATGAAGTAGAGCAAACTGGATACTCCCCTACCACTTCGAAGTCCTCACCTGATGACACCTCATCAGATATAGTTCAAGAAACAGAAACATCTGTCATGCAAGTAGGGAAACAATCTGAAGGGATAACAAGTTGGACGGTAGATGATTCAGATAACATGATCTCTAGTGCTTCATTACATGTGGATAGCTGTTGCAATAGTCACTCGGAAGTCGAAGATCATGCAGCAGAAGCGACAGCTTTGGGA GTATATCCACCACTGGAGGAAGATTCTAATTTATTTGAGCCCATGACTGGTGAAATTGATTGCAAAGTTTTCTCCCCAATGCCATATGATACTCATGCGGGCCTAGCGCATTACATGGATTCCCCTTATGCATGTGATTTTGGCAATGATGATAATGGTTTCAATTTTATGGATGGCACTAGTGAACCTGATGTCTCCCTAACGGAGTTGTTGGGTGAGGTATTTAATAACAACGATGACTATTCTGGTGAAAGGTTAACCACTCTAAAGAACTCGATTGTTGGAAGTGAGACTCAGTTGCCTGCTCGTATACCATGGCAAAACTTCCATATCAAGGATAATGGCGCATACAATGAAACCAACAAGGGAATGGCTCAGGTCCAG ATGCAAGCATCATACGGATATTGGAGAACTCAAACATCATCCTTTGATGAAGAACTTGGAAGAAGTAATATTTGTGACCTTGGCCATGAGTCTGTTAAGCAGGATGCTCCATCTGCTCTTTCTGCAGTGGGACCATCCTTCAATTTATTCAATGACATGGAAGAATCAATCAAGGAATTGAGTCCTGGAAACCAACGCAGTGCTGTCGGTGGAACTGGGATTAAGATTAGAACCCGCCAGCCTCAGGTGCGCTCTCATGCAGATAACTTTGCAAGTCAGGGCACTGCTCCAAGAAGACTCCGTTTGCAGATGAAAATTGCTACAGTGCCTGCTGGAAAGGGAGTGGAAAGAGACGCAAGTCACAGAAGCCTAGGAGATGAAGATGAAGTTCAATCGGGTGCAACAGAG GCAGCAAATGCTGAAGATCATAATCCTGCCTTTGATGAACTGCAGAAGGAAAGGCAGCTAGACAATTCAAAGGAGAGCGAAAAGATTACCAAGGAATCTTCTTTGAATTTAAGGTTGAGGGTGAAACAGAATGGTAAATCTGGCAGCAGTGAGATAGAGTCGTCGGCATTACCTGATTTAGCTCCAGTAAAACGGGGCCGCAGTTCATCATCAGTTTATATAGTTGGGATTCTGTTAGTCCTTGTCCTTTTCCTAGTTCTTGTTGGAATGTGGATAAAGATTACTTGTATTATGAAGTCGGTCAGACTATAG
- the LOC8278482 gene encoding uncharacterized protein LOC8278482: MLSETTNKTTQSSSDANKHKPFDREVRDMVNAITSRVGDLHKPGASHHHRQTEEDEHGIRIITLAGTNTGATMRSELDEKGTTPQGVSGDDQPEALGTYVNSNFQAVNNSIMFGSSYSTNDPGVHLDISDFFEQPHGHKPDRHARKGKKKETEAFKSDQQTEHSD, from the coding sequence ATGCTTTCTGAAACAACTAATAAGACAACCCAATCATCCTCCGATGCAAACAAGCATAAACCATTTGATCGTGAAGTGAGGGACATGGTCAATGCAATTACATCTCGTGTTGGGGATTTACACAAGCCTGGTGCATCCCATCACCACCGCCAGACAGAGGAGGATGAACACGGCATAAGAATCATCACGCTTGCTGGAACGAACACTGGAGCAACAATGCGGAGCGAGCTGGATGAGAAAGGCACTACTCCTCAAGGGGTTTCAGGCGATGACCAGCCTGAAGCATTGGGTACCTATGTCAACAGCAATTTCCAAGCTGTGAACAACTCTATAATGTTTGGCAGCAGCTACAGCACCAATGACCCCGGTGTTCATTTGGACATCTCTGACTTTTTTGAGCAACCCCATGGCCATAAACCAGACAGGCATGCAAGGAAAGGCAAGAAAAAGGAAACGGAAGCTTTCAAATCAGACCAACAAACTGAACACTCCGATTGA